In the Alkaliphilus oremlandii OhILAs genome, one interval contains:
- the spoIIE gene encoding stage II sporulation protein E: MADKPTVVPYQRSYIELESVRQINKPKETPWSNMDGNLILLHIVAFLLGRAGILNGLTPFGIGFFTALSQKDRKYGPIGITTWIGIVSIGGITSSIPYGFSLAIIYLLFQYALDIRKTKVLRASLIGSAVYLLTTALFLSFTGFYLYDWLIAAFEAVVIFVIVYISSYSIPIMLQNKSRKILSTEEIICIAILTALALSGINDTYILGVSIRNILGILMTILFAYNGGASIGAAVGITLGLITSMSTSGTTVVIGIFGFSGLLAGIFKDIGKIGSAFGFLVGNAILTFYINGYYEVFIQFKEVIVAFLLFLLIPSDWISQMEKFCNTRTGIVNSSKSHSDRMRQLTYDKLRECATTFSELSTTFEKISEKQEHFQNEEISKLIEKVANNVCHSCGMKRSCWDNNFTSTYQSMVDMLINIEGKTVINSEDMPTSLRRRCIRQNAVMEKVAHLYELNYLNLTWKQRLIESRELVGQQLKGVANIIEELATSVNEEVNFDVDLEDAIYVALDKAGLSAKNIMVSNNEKENLEITIEKKQCYNRNDCKEKFITVVSEAVGVGLVKKSRSCNKEEGKNTCTFTLVEANRFATCTKSAVAIKEGNQLSGDSHTFMELRNGQYMTALSDGMGTGDKAHVQSSATIDMLEKMMEAGFNRDIAIKTINSILMLKSTEEMFSSLDINLIDLYKGTADFIKIGSSPSFIKHKDGKIDQITSSTLPIGILNDIQIEGNVQKLEDGDLIITVSDGIIDSNQEQGEKWIIDFLKNANSLNPQETADGILHTALKFSQNKATDDLTVLVTKVWEVN; this comes from the coding sequence ATGGCAGATAAACCGACAGTAGTTCCATACCAACGGAGCTATATTGAGCTAGAAAGTGTAAGACAAATAAACAAACCGAAGGAAACACCATGGAGCAATATGGATGGCAACCTTATACTCTTGCACATCGTTGCCTTTCTTTTGGGGCGAGCGGGAATACTGAATGGGTTAACGCCCTTTGGCATCGGTTTTTTTACAGCCCTTAGCCAAAAAGATCGAAAATATGGACCCATCGGTATTACTACATGGATAGGAATCGTCAGTATAGGAGGGATTACCAGCAGCATACCCTATGGCTTTTCCTTAGCAATCATCTACTTATTATTCCAATATGCATTGGATATTAGAAAGACAAAGGTATTGAGGGCTTCCTTAATCGGTTCCGCTGTATACCTATTAACGACGGCATTATTTCTATCCTTTACTGGATTTTATCTATATGATTGGCTCATAGCAGCCTTTGAAGCGGTGGTTATATTCGTTATCGTATATATTTCCTCCTATTCGATTCCGATTATGCTACAGAACAAAAGCAGGAAGATACTCTCTACAGAAGAAATTATATGTATTGCCATATTGACTGCTTTGGCACTATCTGGAATCAATGATACTTATATTTTAGGCGTTTCCATTCGAAATATTTTAGGAATCTTAATGACCATTCTCTTTGCCTATAATGGAGGGGCCAGCATCGGAGCCGCAGTGGGTATTACCTTAGGTCTTATTACCAGTATGTCTACCAGCGGTACCACTGTTGTTATCGGCATATTTGGATTCTCAGGTCTCTTAGCAGGCATATTCAAGGACATTGGGAAAATAGGAAGTGCCTTTGGGTTCCTAGTAGGCAATGCAATCCTTACCTTTTATATCAATGGATATTATGAAGTATTCATTCAATTTAAAGAAGTCATCGTTGCCTTCCTATTGTTTTTATTGATACCCAGCGACTGGATCTCTCAAATGGAAAAGTTCTGCAACACACGAACCGGTATTGTGAACTCTAGCAAAAGCCACAGTGACAGAATGCGGCAGCTGACCTACGATAAATTGAGAGAGTGTGCAACTACCTTTTCAGAACTATCGACCACCTTCGAGAAAATATCAGAGAAGCAAGAGCACTTTCAAAACGAAGAAATATCCAAGCTCATAGAAAAGGTGGCCAATAATGTATGCCACAGCTGCGGTATGAAGAGAAGCTGTTGGGACAACAACTTTACCAGCACCTATCAAAGTATGGTGGACATGCTGATCAACATAGAAGGAAAAACCGTAATCAATAGCGAGGATATGCCCACCTCCCTGAGAAGAAGATGCATTCGTCAAAATGCAGTAATGGAGAAGGTAGCCCATTTATATGAACTGAACTATTTAAATTTAACCTGGAAGCAAAGGCTCATAGAAAGCAGGGAGCTGGTAGGACAGCAGTTAAAAGGCGTAGCCAACATCATCGAAGAGCTGGCCACCAGTGTCAATGAAGAGGTCAACTTCGACGTTGATTTAGAGGATGCCATATACGTCGCCTTAGATAAGGCAGGGTTATCTGCAAAGAATATTATGGTCTCCAACAATGAAAAAGAGAATTTAGAAATAACGATAGAAAAGAAGCAATGCTATAACCGGAACGACTGCAAGGAGAAATTTATCACGGTAGTATCGGAAGCCGTAGGTGTGGGCTTAGTGAAAAAAAGCCGTAGCTGCAATAAAGAAGAAGGAAAAAATACCTGTACGTTTACTTTAGTAGAAGCAAATCGATTTGCCACCTGTACAAAATCAGCCGTGGCAATAAAAGAAGGAAACCAATTATCGGGAGACAGTCACACCTTTATGGAGCTGAGAAACGGTCAGTATATGACAGCTCTAAGTGATGGCATGGGTACTGGAGATAAGGCTCATGTACAATCCAGTGCCACCATCGATATGCTGGAGAAAATGATGGAAGCAGGCTTTAATCGGGATATCGCCATCAAAACTATTAATTCCATCCTTATGTTAAAGTCAACGGAAGAAATGTTCTCCAGCTTAGACATCAATCTAATCGATCTATATAAAGGAACGGCAGATTTTATTAAAATAGGCAGCTCCCCTAGCTTTATAAAACACAAAGACGGGAAAATAGATCAGATCACATCCTCCACGCTGCCCATTGGAATCCTAAACGATATTCAAATCGAAGGCAATGTACAAAAACTAGAGGATGGCGATTTAATCATTACAGTTTCAGATGGCATCATCGATTCCAACCAAGAACAGGGAGAGAAATGGATCATAGATTTTTTAAAGAATGCCAATTCGTTGAATCCGCAGGAAACCGCAGATGGAATATTGCATACTGCTCTAAAATTTAGTCAAAATAAAGCCACAGATGATTTAACCGTCCTAGTAACGAAGGTTTGGGAGGTTAACTGA
- a CDS encoding Ppx/GppA phosphatase family protein yields MNRYAAIDIGTNSMRLLLASVEQGNMVERRKEVNTTRIGGSVDKNKQISEEGIERNIEALGQFVEEGKAYGAEKILAIATSAVRDAANGQDFVKRAYEKTGVSIEVISGEEEAELGYQGVAMGLGRTASNKQLEERILVIDIGGGSTELILGQGKKLQKTISLNVGAVRMTERHITTDPIEQEQYTQMEADIYSIVKDTLEEIKAQLKEEKSAVPVKLMGIGGTITTLAAIHQELDPYDSDKVHNYKLTSEDVAALKRRLSMLKVEEVRNLKGIHPKRADIILAGATILTIIMENLNSNEITVSEYDNLEGLILPFL; encoded by the coding sequence ATGAACAGATATGCAGCCATTGACATTGGAACAAATTCTATGAGGCTATTGCTTGCTTCAGTAGAACAGGGAAACATGGTAGAGCGAAGAAAAGAAGTCAACACCACACGCATCGGAGGCTCCGTAGATAAAAATAAGCAAATCAGCGAAGAGGGCATAGAGCGAAATATAGAGGCTCTCGGTCAGTTTGTGGAAGAAGGAAAAGCGTACGGCGCAGAAAAAATACTGGCCATAGCAACCAGCGCAGTTCGAGATGCAGCCAATGGGCAGGATTTTGTAAAAAGAGCTTATGAAAAAACAGGGGTCTCCATCGAAGTTATCAGCGGTGAAGAAGAGGCGGAGTTAGGCTATCAGGGTGTAGCCATGGGCTTGGGACGCACTGCTTCAAATAAACAGCTGGAGGAACGGATTTTAGTGATCGACATTGGTGGCGGCAGTACAGAGCTGATACTGGGACAGGGGAAGAAACTACAAAAGACCATTAGCTTAAATGTTGGTGCCGTACGCATGACAGAACGACACATTACTACAGACCCAATAGAGCAAGAACAATACACACAAATGGAAGCCGACATTTATAGCATAGTAAAGGACACCCTAGAAGAAATCAAAGCACAACTGAAAGAAGAAAAAAGTGCGGTGCCAGTTAAGCTGATGGGCATTGGGGGAACCATCACCACATTGGCAGCCATTCATCAGGAGCTAGATCCCTATGATTCAGATAAGGTCCACAATTATAAACTAACCTCAGAAGACGTAGCAGCATTAAAACGGAGGCTTTCTATGCTGAAGGTAGAAGAGGTACGAAACCTAAAGGGGATTCATCCCAAGAGAGCCGATATTATTTTGGCAGGCGCTACGATTCTAACTATCATCATGGAAAATTTAAATAGCAATGAAATTACAGTCAGTGAATACGACAACCTAGAAGGATTAATCCTACCATTCTTATAA
- a CDS encoding S1 RNA-binding domain-containing protein, with protein sequence MPAQVGAILDGTVSGITNFGAFIDLGEGKTGLVHISEVADDYVKNIHDYLKTQQKVKVKVLSIEDNGKISLSIKQAALPKKKTVKPPASVEWSNVGEKQPTMSFEDKLNRFLKDSEEKMSSIKTKAKDGRRGNGYSGKKLRD encoded by the coding sequence ATGCCGGCACAGGTAGGAGCAATATTAGATGGCACAGTTTCAGGGATTACGAATTTCGGTGCCTTTATTGATCTAGGAGAGGGAAAAACTGGACTAGTACACATTTCGGAGGTAGCGGATGATTACGTAAAGAACATCCATGACTATCTTAAGACACAGCAAAAAGTTAAGGTAAAAGTATTATCCATAGAGGATAATGGCAAAATAAGTTTATCTATTAAACAGGCAGCCCTGCCTAAGAAGAAAACGGTAAAGCCACCAGCTTCAGTGGAGTGGAGCAATGTCGGAGAAAAACAACCTACAATGTCCTTCGAAGATAAGTTAAACAGATTCTTAAAAGACAGTGAAGAAAAAATGTCTTCAATTAAGACAAAGGCGAAAGACGGTAGACGTGGTAACGGCTATAGCGGTAAAAAATTAAGAGACTAG
- a CDS encoding FtsB family cell division protein has translation MAKSKRRINYGKLVFRSLFIFAIAYFSLTFYDQYKEMQDLQGRELILNQSLEKLQGEVDSLKVQIENSNTDEHIEKIAREHLRMVKNGEKIFVDLNKTQK, from the coding sequence ATGGCAAAATCTAAAAGGAGAATTAATTATGGAAAACTAGTATTCAGATCTCTATTTATTTTTGCCATCGCCTACTTTTCCCTTACCTTTTACGATCAATATAAGGAGATGCAGGACTTACAAGGTAGAGAGCTCATTTTAAATCAAAGTCTAGAAAAGCTGCAAGGAGAGGTAGATTCTCTGAAGGTTCAAATAGAGAATAGCAATACAGACGAACATATAGAGAAAATAGCCCGTGAGCACCTGAGAATGGTGAAAAACGGTGAGAAGATTTTTGTAGATTTAAATAAAACACAGAAGTAA